The region TAAGATTTTGGAAGGAAACCCCGGCAGACGAAAGCTCATGGTAATGGAGTTTACGGATGCTGCGGAACTGGAAGGAGAGAGCATGCCGCCACCGAGGGATTATCTTGCTGCAAAGCAGAAGAACGGAAAAACAACACTGGCGGTGGAAATATACGAAAAAACATGGCAGTGGCTTAAGGAACGCAGGTGTGTTCACCTTATCCCTGCGCAGCTTATAGAGCAATATGCCCAGAGTGTGGCGCGGTGGATCCAGTGCGAGGAATGTATCACTGAATTTGGCTTTCTTGCTAAGCATCCGACAACTGGCAATGCCATCCCGTCACCTTATGTGGCTATGAGTCAAAGCTTTATGAAACAGGCCAATAACCTGTGGTATCAAATTTATCAAGTCGTGCGGGAAAACTGTGCTACCGAATACAAAGGGGCTACTCCCCACGATGATGTGATGGAAAAACTCCTGACAGCCAGGAGGGGTGGCTGATGCATAAAACAAATTCAATCTTTCTTAGGGAACTAAGAAAATATAAAGACCGTTTAACGAAGCAGCAGTTTAAGACTCTGCGGGGGCAAGTAATAAACGGAGATTGTGAGGGCGCAAAAAAGGGTCTTAAGAAAATATTGAACAGGAGAATGCAGTATGAACATACAAAAAATATCTGTTGAAAAACTTAATCCAGCAGCATACAACCCGCGCAAGGATTTAAAACCTGGCGATAAGGAATATGAAAAGCTAAAACGGTCAATAGAGGAATTTGGCTATGTGGAGCCTGTTATCTGGAACCAAAAAACAGGTAATGTGGTAGGCGGGCATCAACGCTTAAAGGTTTTGCTGGACTTGGGACAGACAGAGATAGATTGCGTCGTTGTAGATCTTGACCCCCAGAGGGAAAAAGCGCTCAATCTTGCCCTCAATAAGATTCAGGGAGAGTGGGACGAGAATAAACTGGCTGAACTGATGGCTGAGTTGGACGCAGGTGCCTTTGATGTTTCGCTTACAGGGTTTGACGCTTCTGAAATAGACGAACTGCTCAACCGATGGTACTCCAAAGAGGCGATACAAGACAGCTTTGACATAGATAAAGCGCATGAGGAAATTGTGCAGCGCGAGCCTGTAACGAAGCGGGGCGATATCTGGCTTCTCGGAAATCATCGCTTGATGTGCGGCGACTCTACTAAGGATGAGGATTTTGAGAAGTTGATGGAAGGGTGTCACGCACAG is a window of Defluviitoga tunisiensis DNA encoding:
- a CDS encoding P27 family phage terminase small subunit, with the protein product MAKDGTNRGGARIGAGQKKKPLADKILEGNPGRRKLMVMEFTDAAELEGESMPPPRDYLAAKQKNGKTTLAVEIYEKTWQWLKERRCVHLIPAQLIEQYAQSVARWIQCEECITEFGFLAKHPTTGNAIPSPYVAMSQSFMKQANNLWYQIYQVVRENCATEYKGATPHDDVMEKLLTARRGG